The sequence GATCGTGTCTAATATGTATTTTTTAAAACCGTGATAGATTTTATTTATCACCCTCACCTTCCTCACAAAACAATTGATGATCATACAAGTTTTTTTACCTATATTATGTTAAAATAGAGAGGAAAATAGAATCGTCCTTCAAGGCACACATTAGGCCGTTTCGAAGGCGCAAGCGCTAGATTCCTAGCCTTGTTGAAAAATAGACATAGAAATGGAAGATACAATGGAAAAACAAACCGTTGCAGTATTGGGTCCTGGTTCATGGGGAACAGCCCTTTCACAAGTCCTCAATGATAACGGCCATGAAGTCCGTCTCTGGGGAAATATCCAAGAACAAATCGATGAAATCAATACCGCTCATATCAATCAACGCTATTTCAAAGACATCGTTATTAGCGATCAAATTACCGCTACGACTGATCTGAAAGCTGCCTTGGACGGAGTAGACGCTATCCTTTTTGTAGTTCCTACAAAGGTGACCCGCTTGGTCGCAAAACAAGTCGCTGAAACACTAGATCACCCTGTAACAGTGATGCACGCTTCTAAAGGGCTAGAACCTGGTACACACGATCGGATTTCTCAAATCCTTGAAGAAGAAATTCCTGCTTCTCTTCGCAGTGAGGTAGTGGTCGTCTCTGGACCGAGTCATGCAGAGGAGACCATCGTACGGGATATCACCCTCATTACAGCAGCTTCAAAAGATTTAGAGGCTGCACGCTATGTTCAAGAACTCTTTAGCAATCACTACTTCCGCCTGTATACCAATACAGATGTCATCGGAGTGGAAACTGCTGGAGCCTTGAAGAATATCATCGCTGTCGGAGCTGGGGCCCTGCACGGTCTTGGTTATGGTGACAATGCCAAAGCAGCCATCATCACGCGCGGTCTCGCTGAAATCACGCGCCTTGGCGTTAAACTCGGAGCTAGCCCATTGACTTATAGCGGTTTATCTGGGGTCGGTGACTTGATCGTTACCGGAACTTCTGTTCACTCCCGTAACTGGCGAGCTGGGGATGCTCTCGGACGTGGGGGAAAATTGGAAGATATCGAAGCCAACATGGGCATGATTATTGAAGGGATCTCTACGACAAAAGTCGCCTATGAGCTGGCGCAAGAATTGGATGTCTATATGCCGATTACACAAGCTATTTACCAAGTCATCTATGAAGGAAAAGATATCCGCGAAGCCATTCACCACATGATGAGCAATGAATTTAAAGAAGAAAACGAGTGGAAATAAGTTAACCACCCTAACATCAATCCTACCTTTTAGAAAGGAAACTATATGACTAAAGTTAGAAAAGCAGTCATTCCTGCGGCTGGTTTGGGGACACGCTTCCTCCCAGCTACTAAAGCCTTGGCCAAGGAAATGTTGCCAATCGTTGACAAACCTACGATCCAATTTATCGTAGAAGAGGCTCTGAAATCTGGGATTGAGGAAATCCTTGTCGTAACAGGGAAGGCCAAACGTTCGATCGAAGACCATTTCGATTCTAACTTCGAATTAGAATACAATCTCGAGCAAAAAGGCAAGACTGACTTACTCAAGTTGGTCAATGATACAACAGCGATCAATCTTCACTTCATCCGCCAAAGTCACCCTCGAGGTTTAGGAGACGCGGTTCTTCAAGCCAAGGCCTTTGTTGGAAACGATCCTTTTGTCGTCATGCTGGGAGATGACCTCATGGACATCACTAATGATGATGCCTTGCCACTTACCAAACAATTGATGAACGACTACGATGAAACCCATGCGTCAACTATCGCTGTGATGGAAGTCCCTCACGAAGAGGTTTCTTCTTACGGTGTGATCGCACCTCAAGGCGAAGGGATTAACGGTCTTTATAGCGTTGAAACTTTTGTCGAAAAACCAAACCCAGAGGATGCGCCAAGTAATCTCGCTATCATTGGACGCTACCTCTTAACTCCTGAGATCTTTGCGATCCTTGAAAATCAAGAACCAGGTGCTGGAAATGAAATTCAATTGACGGATGCGATTGACACGCTCAATAAAACACAGCGCGTCTTTGCTCGTGAATTCACTGGAGATCGCTATGACGTCGGTGATAAATTCGGCTTTATGAAAACTTCGATCGACTATGCCTTGAAACACCCTCAAGTCAAAGATGATCTCAAACAATATATTATCGAACTCGGAAAAGAATTAGAAGCGTCTGAAAAAACTGCAGACTAATCATTCACAAATCTACAGAATACAAAAGAGGCTGGATAAAAATCCGGCCTCTTTCGTTTCATTGGACTTGGTCCAATTCACTTTTTAATTCTTATTGTTTAAGGATGAACATTGTAAGAATAATTTG comes from Streptococcus parasanguinis ATCC 15912 and encodes:
- the galU gene encoding UTP--glucose-1-phosphate uridylyltransferase GalU, whose amino-acid sequence is MTKVRKAVIPAAGLGTRFLPATKALAKEMLPIVDKPTIQFIVEEALKSGIEEILVVTGKAKRSIEDHFDSNFELEYNLEQKGKTDLLKLVNDTTAINLHFIRQSHPRGLGDAVLQAKAFVGNDPFVVMLGDDLMDITNDDALPLTKQLMNDYDETHASTIAVMEVPHEEVSSYGVIAPQGEGINGLYSVETFVEKPNPEDAPSNLAIIGRYLLTPEIFAILENQEPGAGNEIQLTDAIDTLNKTQRVFAREFTGDRYDVGDKFGFMKTSIDYALKHPQVKDDLKQYIIELGKELEASEKTAD
- a CDS encoding NAD(P)H-dependent glycerol-3-phosphate dehydrogenase, whose product is MEKQTVAVLGPGSWGTALSQVLNDNGHEVRLWGNIQEQIDEINTAHINQRYFKDIVISDQITATTDLKAALDGVDAILFVVPTKVTRLVAKQVAETLDHPVTVMHASKGLEPGTHDRISQILEEEIPASLRSEVVVVSGPSHAEETIVRDITLITAASKDLEAARYVQELFSNHYFRLYTNTDVIGVETAGALKNIIAVGAGALHGLGYGDNAKAAIITRGLAEITRLGVKLGASPLTYSGLSGVGDLIVTGTSVHSRNWRAGDALGRGGKLEDIEANMGMIIEGISTTKVAYELAQELDVYMPITQAIYQVIYEGKDIREAIHHMMSNEFKEENEWK